Below is a window of Luteolibacter rhizosphaerae DNA.
CGTCATGCACCTCTTCTATCAGATCGACCATGCCCAGTGGTCGATCCTCGGCGATGATGAGAAGCGGATGGCCAAGACCCGGCTCACCGAGCTCGTCCAGGAGATCCGCGCCACCAAGGATACCCACCTCCTCACCTTCGCCATCGCCACGCCCAAGGCGGATCTCGGCTTCATGCTCCTCACCCCGGATCTCCAGGTGGCCAGCGCCTTCGAGAAGCAACTCACCCTCTCTCTCGGCCCGGAGATCCTCAGCCCGGTCTACTCCTACCTCTCTCAGACCGAGCGCTCGGAGTACACCACCACCTCCGAGCAATACGCCGCCGATACCCTCGTCGCGGAGAAAGGCCTCGCCGAGGGCAGTCCCGAATTCCAGCAGGCCATGAAGGAATTCGAGGAGCGCATGGACCACTATCTCAAGCACCGGCTCTACCCGGTGCTCCCGGATTGGCCCGTCATTTGTTTCTACCCCATGTCCAAGCGCCGCAGCGGCACGGACAACTGGTACTCGCTCGATTTCGAGGCCCGCCGCGAACTCATGTCCGGTCACGCCCGCGTCGGCCGCACCTACTCCGGCCGCATCCTCCAGCTCATCACCGGCTCCACCGGCCTCGATGAACATGAGTGGGGCGTCACCCTCCTCGCAAAGGACACCATCGAAATCAAAGCCATCGTCTACGAAATGCGCTTCGACGAAGTCTCCGCCCGCTACGCAGAGTTCGGTGACTTCTACATCGGCATGCAGCTCCCCCTCGACGAGCTCTTCCGCCGCGTCTGCCTCTAACAAGGCGCAGGCCTCAACAGCGAAGCCACTCTCAAGGCCCGCCCCTCAAAAGGGCGGGCTTTTTCACATCCTCGCGCCACAGACCCTTCCCCTCCTGTTAGAAACTCCTCCTCACAAAAGGAAAAGAGCCGCCGGTAGCACCAGCGGCGCTTTGAGAACCTCACCTCACTCCTCCATCCCTTCCATCTCCTCCTTCATCCGTTCCATCAGGCGGTCCATGTCCTCCAGATGGCGGCGCAGTCGGTCGGCGGAGCCGGGTTTCAAGGGAATCACCT
It encodes the following:
- the hemQ gene encoding hydrogen peroxide-dependent heme synthase; translated protein: MSQSSIPPLVPREGWHVMHLFYQIDHAQWSILGDDEKRMAKTRLTELVQEIRATKDTHLLTFAIATPKADLGFMLLTPDLQVASAFEKQLTLSLGPEILSPVYSYLSQTERSEYTTTSEQYAADTLVAEKGLAEGSPEFQQAMKEFEERMDHYLKHRLYPVLPDWPVICFYPMSKRRSGTDNWYSLDFEARRELMSGHARVGRTYSGRILQLITGSTGLDEHEWGVTLLAKDTIEIKAIVYEMRFDEVSARYAEFGDFYIGMQLPLDELFRRVCL